The Acidithiobacillus thiooxidans ATCC 19377 DNA window CATGAGCAGGTCAGCATGAGCGCGGAGCCCAAATTTGATGGTCTTTCGGTCAACATCCGCTATGAAAACGGACGATTACTGCAGGCAGGTACCCGGGGAGATGGCAGTACCGGAGAAGACGTCACCAGTAATGTGCGGAGTATTCGCAATGTGCCTTTGCAACTAAAGGGTAAGAATTGGCCGAACATTCTTGAGGTTCGTGGCGAGGTAGTCATTCCGGTCGCGGCTTTTGAGCGTTTAAATGATGAACGTTTACGGAATCATGAAAACCCGTTTGCCAATCCCCGCAATGCGGCAGCGGGAAGCTTGCGGCAACTGGATTCACAGGTCACGGCGCAAAGGCCCCTCGCTTTTTTCCCCTGGGGCTGGGGAGAAGTGAATGCCCCCTTGGCAGAAACCCATCTTGAAGTGTTACAGCAACTGGCCGGCTGGGGATTTGAAGTAACTTCTTACCTTAGTAAGATCGATCATCTTGATGATTGTAGAGAATATTATTTAAAAATGCAGAATTTACGTGAACAAATGCCCTTTGAAATAGATGGCCTGGTGTTTAAGGTGAATGATTTGCATGAACGGGAGCGCCTGGGCTTCACAGCGCGCGCGCCACGCTGGGCTATTGCCTATAAATTTCCGGCGCACGAGGAAAAAACAGTGGTTGAGGACATTCTGGCTTCGGTGGGACGTACGGGCGTGATTACCCCTGTTGCCCAATTGCGTCCCGTGCAGGTGGGTGGAGTGACCGTCAGTCGTGCCAGCTTGCATAATCAGGATGAAGTAGATCGCAAGGATATCCGGGTAGGCGATACGGTATTGGTGCGGCGGGCGGGTGATGTGATTCCTGAAGTGGTCATGGTCATCCTTGAAGCCAGACCGGAGCATACCCAGCCCTGGCAGATACCTGATCATTGCCCGATCTGTGGATCGGAAGTGTTGCGTCTCAGCAACGAAGCCGCGCATCGTTGCATGGGGGGTATTTATTGTCCGGCGCAAAGAGTGGGTGCAATCAGTCATTTCGCTTCACGCAAGGCCATGGATATTCGTGGTCTGGGCGAAAAACTGATTACCCAACTGGTAGATCGTGAACTGGTCAAAACGGTGGCTGATATTTACTCCCTCAATGAAGACGTGTTGTGTGGTCTGGAGCGTATGGCCCGTAAATCGGCACAAAATCTGCTCGCCGAAATTGCAGCTTCGCGGCAAACACAACTTTGGCGCTTTTTGTATGCCCTGGGTATTCGTCAGGTCGGTGAAACGACAGCCAAATCACTGGCTGAGCACTTTGGCGATCTTGATCCGCTGATGACGGCAGATGAGGCACAACTGCAGAATATTCCGGATGTAGGGCCTATTGTCGCCGAGTCCGTCCAGCATTTTTTTGCGCAATCCCATAATCGGGAAGTGATTACGGCCTTGCGCACTGCCGGCCTGCACTGGGAGAAGGTCGCGCCCAAAAGCTCTGGACATTTGGCTGGGCGCATATTTGTCCTGACAGGAACTCTCCCGCAGATGAGTCGGGAAGAAGCCAAGGCGGCCATTGAGGCAACCGGGGCCAAGGTCAGTAGTTCCGTCTCCGCGAAAACCGATTATGTGGTGTTGGGTGCGGATGCGGGCAGTAAGGCAGAGAAGGCAGCCAAGCTGGGCATTACGGTTGTGGATGAAGCGCAGTTGCTGGAACTGTTAAAGGAGTCATACACAACCCTACATATGGATTGAAACTTAGCGGCGCGGCGGCGGTCACAAGGCTATTGCCACAAGGAGAGAAAAAATGCCACGTTTCCGTGTCCGCCTGCCCATTATGCATATGCTATGGATGCTATTGCCTGCTTCCTTGCTTTTGACTGGATGCGCGCAGGAAGTCTCACCCCATCCGGTCGCCCACATACCTGTGCCTTCCCATGTTATAACCCAGCCACCTACCCAGCGTTATGCGGCTCCAGGCGTACAGAGTGAGGATATTAATGGTCCCCTCGGGGGGCGGAACAGGTATTTGTCTGACGCTGAACTGGCCGCCTTACCCTCGCATCTGCGCGTTCATTTTGCTACGAACAGTAGTCAGGTCAATGTCCACGGTCGTCGTATTGCCCTGGATAATGCCCGGTTTTTATTAAAATTCCCCCATGTAGATGTACGTCTGGAAGGTAATTGTGACCAACGCGGTACCCAGGAATACAATCTGGCTCTGGGTAATCGCCGGGCAGAAGCCGTGGCGCGCCTGCTGGAAGCCGACGGGGTATCTGCCAGCAGAATTCAGATGGTTTCCTTTGGTAAGGACAATCTGCTGTGTTACGCCAATGATCCCAAGTGCTGGAAGCGCAACCGGCGCGTGGATTTTGTCTATCATGCCATGTTATCAGACTCCCAATAGTGGTACCGGCAGACGCGTGAGCGCTTGGCGACCAGTTTTTCTGGAGAT harbors:
- the ligA gene encoding NAD-dependent DNA ligase LigA, which codes for MASANDRDLQRIMQLRAQLSEANAAYYQKDAPTLSDPEYDVLLRELQALENRYPQWHSADSPTQRVGAAPLNHFAEIHYRVPMTSLDNVFDDAGFADWLVRVYKGLGHEQVSMSAEPKFDGLSVNIRYENGRLLQAGTRGDGSTGEDVTSNVRSIRNVPLQLKGKNWPNILEVRGEVVIPVAAFERLNDERLRNHENPFANPRNAAAGSLRQLDSQVTAQRPLAFFPWGWGEVNAPLAETHLEVLQQLAGWGFEVTSYLSKIDHLDDCREYYLKMQNLREQMPFEIDGLVFKVNDLHERERLGFTARAPRWAIAYKFPAHEEKTVVEDILASVGRTGVITPVAQLRPVQVGGVTVSRASLHNQDEVDRKDIRVGDTVLVRRAGDVIPEVVMVILEARPEHTQPWQIPDHCPICGSEVLRLSNEAAHRCMGGIYCPAQRVGAISHFASRKAMDIRGLGEKLITQLVDRELVKTVADIYSLNEDVLCGLERMARKSAQNLLAEIAASRQTQLWRFLYALGIRQVGETTAKSLAEHFGDLDPLMTADEAQLQNIPDVGPIVAESVQHFFAQSHNREVITALRTAGLHWEKVAPKSSGHLAGRIFVLTGTLPQMSREEAKAAIEATGAKVSSSVSAKTDYVVLGADAGSKAEKAAKLGITVVDEAQLLELLKESYTTLHMD
- a CDS encoding OmpA family protein; the encoded protein is MPRFRVRLPIMHMLWMLLPASLLLTGCAQEVSPHPVAHIPVPSHVITQPPTQRYAAPGVQSEDINGPLGGRNRYLSDAELAALPSHLRVHFATNSSQVNVHGRRIALDNARFLLKFPHVDVRLEGNCDQRGTQEYNLALGNRRAEAVARLLEADGVSASRIQMVSFGKDNLLCYANDPKCWKRNRRVDFVYHAMLSDSQ